From the Butyrivibrio fibrisolvens genome, one window contains:
- a CDS encoding nucleotidyltransferase, with translation MNTGDTLKTIGIVCELNPLHSGHKYLLDMARKRFNADYIILVMSGDYTQRGVPSIVSKEIRTRMALMAGADAVFELPVQYATASAEYFASGAISLLNSLGCVDHILFGTENGDIEEIQKIASILNDEPDEYKKELQKGLKRGLNFASARDAALKKLITIGNSTTLIGSNNILGIEYCRALMESKSSITPLTIQREGADYNSDDLTGAYASASAIRKLLETTYPDDTYRSILKDYIPEDVLTLLLSQKAYNRLDNYSDYLHYKLLSERGEGFTSYADIHRDLSDKIIKFLPKYTTISEFTDLLKSKDLTYTRIQRSLLHILLGIKQETLDSLKQDNYPVYLRLLGFRKESSHLLAVIRESANTTVISRMSDTFKIEDKKQKELLDQDVLASDIYHLIIPDSKNEYQKPVTIL, from the coding sequence TTGAACACAGGAGATACTTTGAAGACAATCGGAATCGTATGTGAACTTAATCCGCTCCACAGCGGGCACAAATATCTGCTAGATATGGCAAGAAAGCGCTTTAACGCAGACTACATCATACTAGTCATGAGCGGCGACTACACCCAGCGCGGCGTCCCTTCTATCGTATCCAAAGAAATAAGGACCAGGATGGCGCTTATGGCAGGAGCAGATGCTGTATTCGAACTCCCAGTCCAGTATGCTACTGCAAGTGCCGAATATTTCGCATCAGGAGCTATTTCACTTCTTAATTCACTTGGATGCGTGGATCATATCCTCTTTGGAACAGAAAACGGAGATATAGAAGAAATCCAAAAGATTGCTTCCATACTGAATGATGAACCTGATGAATATAAAAAAGAGCTTCAAAAAGGGCTAAAAAGAGGCCTCAACTTCGCAAGTGCCAGAGACGCTGCCCTAAAAAAGCTCATCACAATAGGTAACAGCACCACACTTATAGGTTCCAATAACATACTCGGAATCGAATATTGCCGCGCCCTTATGGAATCCAAGAGCAGTATCACCCCTCTCACTATCCAAAGAGAAGGTGCAGATTATAACAGCGACGACCTCACCGGCGCCTATGCAAGCGCAAGCGCAATACGAAAGCTCCTTGAAACTACTTATCCGGACGATACCTATAGATCAATTCTTAAAGATTATATCCCGGAAGATGTACTGACTCTTCTCTTAAGTCAAAAAGCCTACAACCGCCTTGACAACTACTCGGACTACCTTCATTACAAGCTCCTCAGCGAGCGCGGCGAAGGCTTTACCTCTTATGCAGACATACATAGAGACCTGTCAGATAAGATCATAAAGTTCCTGCCAAAATATACCACCATATCCGAATTTACAGACCTTCTAAAGTCCAAAGACCTGACCTACACAAGAATACAAAGAAGCCTGCTTCACATATTACTTGGAATAAAGCAAGAAACCTTGGACAGCCTGAAACAGGATAATTATCCCGTATACTTAAGGCTCCTAGGCTTTAGAAAAGAGTCCTCCCATCTCCTTGCCGTTATAAGAGAAAGTGCGAACACCACCGTTATCAGCAGGATGTCAGACACATTCAAAATTGAAGACAAAAAACAAAAGGAATTATTGGACCAAGATGTCCTGGCTTCCGACATCTACCACCTGATAATCCCCGACTCAAAAAATGAATACCAAAAGCCCGTCACAATCCTATAG
- the acpP gene encoding acyl carrier protein, producing the protein MELEKLKALIVDVLNVDADEITEDTTFIDDLGADSLDVFQIIMGIEEEFKIQIPQEKVEKISTVGEAVELIKEAKNN; encoded by the coding sequence ATGGAACTTGAGAAATTAAAAGCACTTATAGTAGATGTTCTTAACGTAGACGCAGATGAGATCACAGAGGATACAACATTCATCGATGATCTTGGAGCTGACTCACTTGACGTATTCCAGATCATCATGGGAATCGAGGAAGAGTTCAAGATTCAGATCCCGCAGGAGAAGGTTGAGAAGATCTCTACTGTAGGTGAGGCTGTTGAACTTATTAAAGAAGCCAAAAACAATTAA
- the rnc gene encoding ribonuclease III translates to MYSENDITELEDRIGYHFKDRALIRMALTHSSYANEQKINKQPDYERLEFLGDSVLEMVSSTYLYNNYPDKKEGQMTKMRASMVCEQALAFCARDFELEKYILLGKGEESTGGRHRDSIISDVMEAVIGAIYIDGGIDYAKKHIDKFILNDLENKQIFVDAKSVLQELVQKDSTKTLSYEICGESGPEHDKIFKSRVLINGEILGEGEGHTKKAAEQQAAYQAVLKIKDKA, encoded by the coding sequence ATGTATAGCGAAAATGATATTACCGAACTGGAAGACCGGATCGGGTATCATTTCAAGGACAGAGCACTGATTCGTATGGCGCTTACACATTCATCTTATGCCAATGAGCAGAAGATCAATAAGCAGCCTGATTACGAAAGACTGGAATTTTTGGGCGATTCTGTTCTTGAAATGGTATCCAGTACTTATCTGTACAACAATTACCCGGACAAAAAAGAAGGACAGATGACCAAAATGCGTGCTTCTATGGTATGTGAGCAGGCACTGGCTTTCTGCGCCCGTGATTTTGAACTTGAGAAGTATATTCTCCTTGGCAAGGGTGAAGAATCAACAGGTGGAAGGCATAGAGATTCAATAATCTCTGATGTTATGGAAGCTGTTATCGGAGCTATCTATATTGATGGCGGTATTGATTATGCCAAGAAACATATAGACAAGTTTATCCTCAATGACCTTGAGAATAAACAGATATTTGTTGATGCTAAGTCTGTACTTCAGGAACTTGTTCAGAAAGACTCTACCAAGACTTTGTCTTATGAGATCTGCGGGGAGAGTGGTCCGGAACATGATAAAATATTTAAGTCGCGCGTTCTTATAAACGGCGAAATTCTGGGAGAGGGTGAGGGACATACCAAGAAAGCTGCAGAGCAGCAGGCTGCTTATCAGGCAGTACTTAAGATTAAGGATAAAGCCTGA
- the plsX gene encoding phosphate acyltransferase PlsX translates to MADLIKVAVDAMGGDNAPAEIVKGVVEAINEDSNVKVFLVGQEDKIKAELSKYNGYDTERLEIVNATQIIEMAEAPVMAIRQKPDSSIVKAMQMVKHGEADAYVSAGSTGANLVGGQTIVGRIKGVKRAPLAPLIPTEKGVSLLIDCGANVDARPDQLLQFAIMGSIYAENILGKRNPTVALLSIGAEEDKGNALVKETFPLLKNCPDINFIGNIEARDIPAGPADVIVTEAFAGNIALKMYEGVAKTMGRVIKNTFLTNLRTKIAYLLLKKEFTVNLKAFDAKQYGGAPMLGLNGLVVKTHGSAKAVEVKNSILQCVTFKTHNVDDKIKETLNNKD, encoded by the coding sequence ATGGCTGATCTTATTAAAGTTGCCGTTGATGCTATGGGAGGAGACAACGCGCCTGCAGAGATAGTAAAGGGTGTAGTTGAAGCTATTAATGAAGATAGTAATGTTAAGGTCTTTCTTGTAGGACAGGAAGACAAGATTAAGGCTGAACTTTCCAAATACAACGGATATGACACAGAAAGACTTGAAATAGTTAATGCCACTCAGATTATCGAGATGGCAGAAGCGCCTGTAATGGCCATCAGACAGAAGCCTGATTCTTCTATTGTGAAGGCTATGCAGATGGTCAAGCACGGTGAGGCTGATGCATATGTAAGTGCGGGCAGTACAGGTGCCAATCTTGTTGGCGGACAGACAATCGTAGGCCGTATCAAAGGCGTTAAGAGAGCACCTCTTGCTCCCTTGATCCCGACAGAAAAGGGTGTATCCCTTCTTATCGACTGTGGTGCCAATGTGGACGCAAGACCTGATCAGCTCCTGCAGTTTGCAATTATGGGATCCATATACGCTGAGAACATCCTTGGCAAGAGGAATCCTACAGTTGCGCTTCTGTCTATAGGAGCAGAAGAGGACAAAGGTAATGCTCTTGTTAAAGAGACATTCCCGCTTCTTAAGAACTGTCCCGATATCAACTTCATAGGCAACATCGAAGCCAGAGATATCCCTGCCGGTCCTGCTGACGTCATCGTAACAGAGGCTTTTGCAGGTAATATTGCTCTTAAGATGTATGAAGGCGTTGCCAAGACCATGGGAAGAGTTATCAAGAACACATTCCTTACTAATTTAAGGACTAAGATAGCATATCTTCTCCTCAAGAAGGAATTTACTGTTAATCTCAAAGCATTTGATGCCAAACAGTACGGGGGTGCACCTATGCTGGGACTTAACGGACTTGTAGTCAAGACCCATGGAAGTGCCAAGGCTGTAGAAGTCAAGAATTCAATTCTTCAGTGTGTAACCTTTAAAACACACAACGTTGATGATAAGATAAAAGAGACATTGAATAACAAGGACTGA
- the pta gene encoding phosphate acetyltransferase, whose amino-acid sequence MSYIDKIKAKAKANKKTIILPETEDTRTLLAAEDILLHGYADIILLGNKDTVLELAKSVRADVTDAIFVDPDTDDRTEELVNMFYELRKNKGMTPEKARETLLSSRTYYGVMMVKAGYADGLVSGACHSTADTLRPALQILKTAPGVKMVSGFFIVDVPHCEYGENGTFLFADSGLNQDPTSEELAVIADSSAKSFRQLVEAEPKVAFLSHSTKGSAKHELVDKVVNAVEIAHRDYPDLVCDGELQLDAAIVPEVAASKAPGSPVAGHANVLIFPNLDGGNIGYKLVQRLAKADAYGPMLQGIARPVNDLSRGCSWEDIVGVVALTAVQAQDAE is encoded by the coding sequence ATGTCTTATATCGACAAAATCAAGGCTAAAGCAAAAGCCAACAAAAAAACTATTATTCTTCCCGAGACAGAGGATACAAGAACACTTCTTGCTGCGGAAGATATTCTCTTACATGGATATGCAGATATAATCCTTCTTGGCAATAAAGATACTGTATTAGAACTTGCTAAGTCTGTACGTGCAGATGTTACAGATGCAATTTTCGTAGATCCCGACACAGATGACAGAACAGAAGAGCTTGTTAATATGTTCTATGAACTTCGTAAGAACAAGGGTATGACACCTGAGAAGGCTAGAGAGACACTTCTTTCAAGCAGAACATATTATGGTGTTATGATGGTTAAGGCCGGATACGCTGATGGCCTTGTATCAGGTGCCTGCCATTCAACTGCTGATACACTTCGTCCTGCACTTCAGATCCTGAAGACAGCTCCCGGAGTTAAGATGGTATCAGGCTTCTTCATCGTTGATGTTCCTCATTGCGAGTATGGTGAGAACGGAACATTCCTTTTCGCAGATTCAGGTCTTAATCAGGATCCTACATCAGAAGAGCTTGCAGTTATCGCTGATTCTTCTGCTAAGTCATTCAGACAGCTTGTTGAGGCTGAGCCTAAGGTTGCATTCCTTTCACACTCAACAAAGGGTTCTGCTAAGCACGAACTCGTAGACAAGGTTGTTAATGCTGTTGAGATCGCTCACAGAGATTATCCTGATCTTGTATGTGATGGTGAACTTCAGCTTGATGCTGCTATTGTTCCTGAAGTTGCAGCTTCCAAGGCTCCGGGATCACCTGTTGCAGGTCATGCCAATGTACTTATTTTCCCTAACCTTGATGGTGGTAACATTGGTTACAAGCTCGTTCAGAGACTTGCTAAGGCTGATGCTTACGGCCCTATGCTTCAGGGTATCGCTCGCCCCGTTAACGATCTTTCACGTGGATGCAGCTGGGAAGATATCGTAGGCGTTGTTGCTCTTACAGCAGTACAGGCACAGGATGCAGAATAA
- the rpmF gene encoding 50S ribosomal protein L32, whose amino-acid sequence MSICPKNKSSKGHRDQRRANWKMSAPTLVKCSHCGALMQPHQVCKACGYYENKSVVAVND is encoded by the coding sequence ATGTCTATCTGCCCTAAGAATAAGTCTTCTAAAGGTCATCGTGATCAGAGAAGAGCAAATTGGAAGATGAGCGCACCGACTCTTGTAAAGTGCAGCCACTGCGGAGCTCTTATGCAGCCTCACCAGGTTTGCAAGGCTTGCGGTTACTATGAGAACAAGAGCGTTGTAGCTGTTAACGACTAA
- a CDS encoding extracellular solute-binding protein — MKKTIEKIYMGIILVFMYLPIVTMIILSFNSSKSRAKWGGFTFDWYINLASDSAIINAFANTLIIALISTLVATVIGTATCVAMMGLHKKSRSVIMGITNIPMINADIVTGISLMLLFRFLHFNAGFITVLIAHITFNIPYVMLSVMPRMKTINPSVYEAALDLGAQPFFAFRKTVLPDLMPAVIAGAMMAFTMSLDDFIITYFTKGSGFDTLSTKIYSEVKRGIQPEIYALSAIIFIIVIVLMVSSRQIKARNLATTKKEVSYASRKKLDKKTILILAGACAVIAVVGITFGGVFKTEDNQVYVYNWGEYIDPEVITMFEEETGIKVIYDEFESNEIMYAKIASDNSAYDVICPSDYMISRMIQEGMLKELDWEELPYASANIDPNYLESAASFDEGNRYAVPNFCGTVGILYNKTLVDEPVTSWDILWDEKYAGQILMQDSVRDAFMVALARDGYSINSTDKAELEQAADDLVAQKPLVQAYVIDQVRDKMIGGEAALGVIYSGEALYTQRENTDLEYVVPEEGSNVWLDGWCITRDAKHTENALKWIDFMCREDIALMNFEYVTYTTPNLKAQELIEDETIRNSTVAFPDEDTLSRCEVYTYLGQDADALYNELWKKIKAAD, encoded by the coding sequence ATGAAAAAAACTATAGAAAAAATATACATGGGCATCATCCTTGTTTTTATGTACCTGCCCATTGTTACAATGATAATCCTTTCATTTAATTCAAGTAAATCCAGGGCGAAATGGGGCGGATTTACCTTTGACTGGTATATTAATCTTGCTTCTGATTCAGCTATCATCAATGCTTTTGCCAATACGCTTATAATAGCCCTTATATCAACTCTTGTAGCTACTGTTATCGGTACGGCTACCTGTGTTGCAATGATGGGACTTCACAAAAAGTCCAGGTCAGTTATCATGGGTATTACTAATATCCCTATGATCAATGCGGATATCGTTACAGGTATCTCACTGATGCTCCTTTTTAGATTTCTTCATTTTAATGCAGGATTTATCACAGTTCTTATCGCTCATATTACTTTTAATATTCCATACGTAATGTTGAGCGTTATGCCTAGAATGAAGACTATCAATCCAAGTGTCTATGAAGCGGCGCTTGATCTTGGAGCACAGCCGTTTTTTGCTTTTAGAAAAACTGTTCTTCCAGACCTGATGCCTGCAGTGATAGCCGGTGCTATGATGGCTTTCACTATGTCTTTGGATGACTTTATCATTACATATTTTACTAAGGGTTCGGGTTTTGATACTCTTTCAACCAAGATATACAGTGAAGTAAAAAGGGGTATCCAGCCTGAGATATATGCGCTGTCCGCGATCATATTCATAATCGTTATCGTTCTTATGGTCAGCTCCAGACAGATAAAAGCAAGGAACCTGGCTACTACTAAGAAAGAAGTATCATATGCAAGCAGGAAGAAGCTTGATAAGAAGACTATCCTGATCCTTGCGGGTGCCTGCGCTGTGATAGCAGTAGTAGGTATAACATTTGGCGGAGTATTCAAGACAGAAGATAATCAGGTCTATGTTTATAACTGGGGAGAATATATCGACCCTGAAGTTATCACTATGTTCGAAGAAGAGACTGGTATCAAGGTTATATATGATGAGTTTGAATCCAATGAGATCATGTATGCCAAGATAGCATCTGATAATTCGGCATATGATGTTATATGTCCGTCAGATTATATGATATCTCGTATGATCCAGGAAGGAATGCTTAAAGAGCTTGACTGGGAAGAACTTCCCTATGCCTCAGCCAATATAGATCCTAACTATCTTGAATCTGCAGCATCTTTTGATGAAGGCAACAGATACGCAGTTCCTAACTTCTGCGGAACTGTTGGTATTCTCTATAATAAGACTCTTGTAGATGAGCCTGTTACAAGCTGGGATATCCTGTGGGATGAGAAGTACGCAGGTCAGATTCTTATGCAGGATTCTGTAAGAGATGCTTTCATGGTAGCGCTTGCAAGGGACGGATATTCTATCAACTCTACTGATAAGGCAGAACTTGAGCAGGCAGCAGATGATCTTGTAGCGCAGAAACCTTTGGTTCAGGCTTATGTCATCGATCAGGTAAGAGATAAGATGATAGGCGGCGAAGCTGCTCTTGGTGTTATCTATTCCGGTGAAGCTCTGTATACACAGCGTGAGAATACAGATCTTGAGTATGTGGTTCCGGAAGAAGGGTCTAATGTATGGCTTGATGGCTGGTGCATCACAAGAGATGCCAAGCATACTGAGAATGCGCTTAAGTGGATTGATTTCATGTGCAGAGAAGATATCGCTCTTATGAATTTTGAGTACGTAACATATACAACTCCTAATCTTAAGGCGCAGGAACTGATAGAAGATGAGACTATCAGGAATTCTACAGTGGCTTTCCCTGATGAAGATACACTTTCAAGATGCGAAGTGTACACATATCTGGGGCAGGACGCTGATGCGCTATACAACGAACTTTGGAAGAAGATCAAGGCTGCGGATTAA
- a CDS encoding acetate/propionate family kinase, giving the protein MKVLVINCGSSSLKFQLIDAETEQLLFKGLCERIGIEGSQISYTATGKDKVTKVTPMPEHKTAVSLVLEALTESGVVKSLDEIDAVGHRIVHGGEKFTKSVVISEDVVKAIEEVSDLAPLHNPANVIGIRACQDLMPGTPMVAVFDTAFHQTMPEEAYLYGLPYDIYKNHKIRRYGFHGTSHSFVSKKVAEIEGKPYEDLKTIVCHLGNGASVSAVKNGKCVDTSMGLTPLEGLIMGTRCGSIDPSVIETLEKKMNLDTAGVMKILNKESGVYGLSEGISSDFRDLEDAYIKGDKNAIRAVDCFCYQVLKYIGAYTAAMNGVDCIAFTAGVGENSGFVRKLIIDRLGFLGVKCNDEANKVRGEEKLVSTEDSKVRVYVVPTNEELAIARDTYELLK; this is encoded by the coding sequence ATGAAAGTTCTTGTTATAAATTGCGGTAGTTCATCACTTAAATTTCAGCTTATTGACGCAGAGACAGAACAGCTTCTTTTTAAAGGCCTTTGCGAAAGAATCGGAATAGAGGGAAGTCAGATCTCTTATACAGCTACAGGTAAGGACAAGGTTACTAAGGTAACTCCTATGCCTGAGCACAAGACAGCTGTAAGCCTCGTGCTTGAAGCTCTTACAGAAAGCGGTGTAGTTAAGTCTCTTGATGAGATCGATGCTGTAGGACACAGAATCGTACATGGCGGTGAGAAGTTCACTAAGTCAGTTGTGATTAGCGAAGATGTTGTTAAGGCTATTGAAGAAGTATCTGATCTTGCACCTCTTCACAATCCTGCCAACGTTATCGGTATCAGAGCTTGTCAGGATCTTATGCCTGGAACTCCTATGGTTGCAGTATTTGATACAGCTTTCCATCAGACAATGCCTGAGGAAGCATACCTTTACGGTCTTCCATATGACATCTACAAGAATCATAAGATCCGTCGTTATGGCTTCCACGGCACATCTCACTCTTTTGTAAGCAAAAAAGTAGCTGAGATCGAGGGAAAGCCTTATGAAGATCTTAAGACAATCGTATGCCACCTTGGTAACGGAGCATCAGTATCAGCTGTTAAGAACGGCAAGTGCGTAGATACTTCAATGGGACTTACTCCTCTTGAAGGACTTATCATGGGTACAAGATGCGGTTCTATCGATCCTTCTGTTATAGAGACTCTTGAGAAAAAGATGAATCTTGATACAGCAGGTGTTATGAAGATTCTTAACAAAGAATCAGGTGTATACGGACTCTCCGAAGGCATAAGCTCAGATTTCCGTGATCTTGAGGATGCTTATATCAAGGGTGACAAGAACGCTATCAGAGCAGTAGATTGCTTCTGCTATCAGGTTCTTAAATATATCGGAGCTTACACAGCAGCTATGAACGGTGTAGACTGCATCGCATTCACAGCAGGTGTAGGTGAGAATTCAGGCTTTGTAAGAAAGCTTATAATTGATCGTCTTGGATTCCTTGGAGTTAAGTGTAACGACGAAGCTAACAAGGTAAGAGGCGAAGAGAAGCTTGTATCTACAGAAGATAGCAAGGTTAGAGTATATGTAGTTCCTACAAATGAGGAGCTTGCTATTGCAAGAGATACTTACGAACTTCTTAAATAA